The following are encoded in a window of Castanea sativa cultivar Marrone di Chiusa Pesio chromosome 5, ASM4071231v1 genomic DNA:
- the LOC142634552 gene encoding uncharacterized protein LOC142634552 has protein sequence MEKIAFALLISSRKLHSYFQAHSIVVMTDQPIRKTMNKIDTAGRLIQGTIELGQFNIEYRPRAAIKAQILVNFIAKFTYPCKEEELPMKTWTVQTNGSTTKKVGGAGVVLISPQREILTYAVRLQFSVTNNEAEYEALLTGLSLAKALKAKNLIVQADS, from the coding sequence ATGGAAAAGATAGCTTTCGCATTGTTGATCTCTTCTAGGAAACTCCATTCTTACTTCCAAGCACATTCCATCGTCGTCATGACAGACCAACCAATAAGAAAGACGATGAACAAGATAGATACAGCAGGACGACTTATTCAAGGAACAATTGAACTGGGCCAATTCAACATCGAATATCGGCCTCGAGCAGCGatcaaagcccaaatattagtGAACTTCATCGCAAAATTCACTTACCCCTGCAAGGAAGAAGAACTCCCCATGAAAACATGGACAGTCCAAACAAATGGGTCTACCACGAAGAAAGTAGGAGGGGCAGGAGTAGTGCTCATATCTCCACAAAGAGAAATACTGACGTATGCAGTTAGACTACAATTCTCAGTAACgaataacgaggctgagtatgaagcatTGCTAACAGGACTAAGCCTAGCAAAAGCTCTCAAAGCAAAGAATCTTATTGTCCAAGCTGATTCTTAG